One window of Legionella pneumophila subsp. pneumophila str. Philadelphia 1 genomic DNA carries:
- a CDS encoding MFS transporter, giving the protein MSEPLIKISYRQAIIFACFLVLYEFLTYIANDMIMPGMINVVKSFNAHESVVATSLTVYVLGGASLQLILGPLSDAYGRRPMMLIGSCLFFLFTLLIASSHSMNQFLIARFFQGMGLCFIGVIGYATIQEIFEEMDAIRLIAIMANAAILAPLLGPLLGAIIIHYTSWRLIFIIIALGALLAYWGLWRFMPEPIGQVKRDGQLIPKTPFALNAITRNYKTLLSNQAFCYSAIAEGLVGIPCIAWIALAPIILIAEAKLTVIQYGLWQLPIFGATILGNWCLHHLTYKYKIERIIFIGCIIMVVGLALTALLPYFYGNNYVYLIPGIIIYFFSLSVINAPLNRYCLFVTAVSKGTASALISLSIMIIGAIGIEIANLFYQHHNNLHFAFYCNAVGLLFLIFIGLTFFIGTPKKSEIHDEANSNVANS; this is encoded by the coding sequence ATGTCTGAGCCACTAATTAAAATTTCATACAGACAGGCCATTATCTTTGCTTGCTTCCTAGTTTTATATGAGTTTTTGACTTATATAGCCAATGACATGATCATGCCAGGTATGATCAATGTTGTTAAATCATTCAACGCGCATGAAAGTGTTGTTGCCACCTCTCTAACTGTCTATGTCCTCGGAGGGGCCAGTTTGCAGCTCATACTTGGCCCACTATCAGATGCTTATGGCAGAAGACCAATGATGTTAATAGGATCATGCTTATTTTTTCTATTCACTCTTTTGATTGCAAGCTCACACTCCATGAATCAATTTTTAATCGCCCGGTTTTTTCAGGGAATGGGATTGTGTTTCATTGGTGTGATAGGTTATGCCACAATTCAAGAAATATTTGAAGAAATGGACGCTATCCGATTAATTGCTATCATGGCTAATGCCGCAATATTAGCCCCATTACTAGGGCCACTATTAGGAGCCATAATCATTCATTATACGTCCTGGCGTTTGATTTTTATTATTATTGCTTTGGGTGCTCTTTTAGCTTATTGGGGATTATGGCGGTTTATGCCAGAACCCATAGGCCAGGTAAAAAGAGACGGCCAGCTTATACCTAAAACACCGTTCGCACTGAACGCTATAACCAGAAATTATAAAACGTTATTATCTAATCAGGCCTTTTGTTATAGTGCAATTGCTGAAGGTCTGGTAGGGATCCCATGCATCGCCTGGATTGCGCTGGCGCCAATCATATTAATTGCTGAAGCAAAATTAACTGTAATTCAATATGGCCTTTGGCAACTACCCATCTTCGGGGCAACAATTTTAGGAAACTGGTGCTTACATCATTTAACTTACAAATATAAAATCGAGAGAATTATTTTTATAGGTTGTATCATAATGGTCGTGGGACTTGCTCTGACAGCTCTTCTCCCTTATTTTTATGGCAATAATTATGTGTATTTGATCCCGGGAATCATAATTTACTTTTTCTCACTGAGTGTAATTAATGCCCCCTTGAACAGGTATTGTTTATTTGTAACCGCTGTAAGCAAAGGAACAGCCTCAGCATTAATCAGCCTAAGTATTATGATCATTGGGGCTATTGGAATAGAAATAGCTAACCTGTTTTATCAACATCACAATAATCTGCATTTCGCCTTCTATTGTAATGCCGTTGGATTATTATTTCTAATCTTTATCGGTTTAACTTTTTTTATAGGGACTCCCAAGAAATCTGAAATTCATGATGAAGCAAATAGTAATGTGGCTAACTCATAA
- a CDS encoding 3'-5' exonuclease, producing the protein MTILVFDIETIPDIESGRRLFALDGLSDEDTACAMFALRREKAGNDFLPHYLQKICAISVVISHGNQIKVWSLGDENSDEKELITRFFAGIDKHTPTLVSWNGSGFDLPVLHYRSLYHSISAPTYWETGENQQTFKWNNYLSRFHYRHIDLMDVLAGYQNRAFAPLDDISTMLGFPGKMGMSGSKVWEQYQAGQLKEIRDYCETDVLNTYCVYLRFELMRGTISQEGYDRNIAQLKNYLGAEKDKMHLQEFLKKML; encoded by the coding sequence ATGACAATACTTGTTTTTGATATTGAAACAATTCCAGATATTGAGTCAGGGCGAAGGCTTTTTGCACTAGATGGCTTATCAGATGAAGATACGGCATGCGCTATGTTTGCCTTAAGGCGTGAGAAAGCAGGCAATGATTTTTTGCCTCATTACTTACAAAAAATCTGCGCTATATCAGTGGTAATCAGTCATGGAAATCAAATAAAAGTATGGTCTCTTGGCGATGAAAATTCTGATGAAAAAGAATTAATAACCCGTTTTTTTGCTGGAATTGACAAACATACACCCACCCTGGTGAGCTGGAATGGGAGCGGTTTTGATCTTCCTGTACTGCATTACCGATCACTATATCATAGTATTAGCGCGCCCACTTATTGGGAGACAGGAGAAAATCAACAAACCTTCAAATGGAACAATTATCTAAGCCGCTTTCACTACCGACATATTGATCTAATGGATGTTCTTGCAGGATATCAGAACAGAGCTTTTGCCCCTCTTGATGACATTTCAACCATGCTAGGTTTCCCTGGAAAAATGGGAATGAGTGGCTCTAAAGTTTGGGAACAATACCAGGCAGGCCAATTGAAAGAAATAAGAGATTATTGTGAAACAGATGTACTCAACACCTATTGTGTGTATTTAAGATTTGAGCTGATGCGTGGCACAATTAGCCAGGAAGGTTATGACAGAAACATAGCACAACTCAAAAACTATTTAGGTGCTGAGAAAGACAAGATGCATTTACAGGAATTTCTCAAAAAAATGCTCTGA
- a CDS encoding glycosyltransferase family 2 protein encodes MPKEKVVIIIPTYNEEDNISNTIDLILKETYSLADYQVDILVFDSHSTDSTAHIVRELTYTSQRIHFAQEPQKTGLGSAYLQAMRIAIDELNADVVFEFDADGSHQPCYIAPMLELLKQHDVVVGSRYISGGRIPSNWAFHRKLLSVGGNWVARMLLTGKYKDLTSGLRAIRTNLLKKLLPSNFLSNNYAYKLELYWLLHKAKARIVEFPIQFIDREKGKSKLPKNSMIDTLRVLFTLRFRELRQYLTMCCVGSIGALIQFSLYNWLRSSNHSALVSSQVAISAAIISNFIFHHSITFKQKTDFRITKTTFSRFTQFIIYSTFMVYFQSLWVHIFVHSFGQGVLKENIIVASGLGIGSIINYLFYSNIIWSSKGTHSLNSNSSKETQI; translated from the coding sequence ATGCCCAAAGAAAAAGTCGTTATTATTATCCCTACCTATAATGAAGAAGATAATATTTCTAATACGATTGATTTGATTCTTAAGGAGACATACTCACTCGCAGATTATCAGGTTGACATTCTTGTATTTGATAGTCACTCTACAGATTCTACAGCCCATATAGTTCGAGAGCTAACTTATACCTCTCAACGTATTCATTTTGCACAAGAACCACAGAAAACTGGACTTGGTTCCGCTTACCTGCAAGCTATGAGAATTGCAATAGATGAGTTAAATGCAGATGTTGTATTTGAGTTTGATGCAGATGGTTCTCATCAACCTTGTTATATTGCTCCAATGTTAGAGCTACTTAAACAGCATGATGTAGTTGTGGGGAGCCGATATATTTCAGGGGGAAGGATTCCCTCAAACTGGGCATTCCATCGTAAATTATTATCTGTGGGAGGTAATTGGGTTGCTCGTATGTTATTAACTGGAAAATATAAAGATCTTACTTCTGGCTTAAGGGCAATACGTACCAATCTGTTAAAGAAACTATTGCCTTCAAACTTCCTATCCAATAATTACGCATATAAACTTGAGTTATATTGGCTTTTACACAAGGCAAAAGCCAGGATCGTTGAATTTCCTATTCAATTTATTGATAGAGAAAAAGGGAAAAGTAAATTACCTAAGAACAGTATGATTGACACCTTGCGTGTTCTTTTTACCCTTCGCTTCAGAGAATTACGCCAGTACCTAACTATGTGTTGTGTGGGCTCTATCGGTGCATTGATTCAATTCAGCTTATACAATTGGTTGCGCAGTTCGAACCATTCCGCTCTGGTATCCAGCCAGGTTGCTATCAGTGCTGCTATTATATCCAATTTTATTTTTCACCATTCCATTACATTCAAACAAAAAACTGACTTCCGGATAACTAAAACAACATTTAGCCGTTTTACACAATTTATTATTTATTCCACATTTATGGTTTATTTTCAAAGCCTATGGGTTCATATTTTTGTCCATTCCTTTGGACAAGGTGTTTTGAAAGAAAATATCATTGTAGCCTCAGGCTTGGGTATTGGATCTATTATCAATTACCTGTTTTATTCAAATATTATTTGGTCATCAAAAGGCACTCATTCCCTCAATTCAAACTCTTCTAAAGAAACTCAAATTTGA
- the adk gene encoding adenylate kinase, with the protein MRLMLLGGPGAGKGTQASLLINRYKIPQISTGDMLRAAIAKGTPLGLSAQKIMESGGLVSDDIIIGLVKERLKNPDCDRGFLFDGFPRTLVQAEALKDAEIHLDHVIEIAVDDEEIIERISGRRIHQPSGRVYHVVNQPPKNPGVDDITGEPLIQRDDDKEETIRKRLQVYHSQTAPLVQYYKEWAESGSKEAPKFHTISGTGTVEQIFDNIVTILET; encoded by the coding sequence ATGCGATTAATGCTTTTAGGTGGACCGGGAGCCGGCAAAGGAACCCAAGCTTCACTTTTAATTAACCGTTATAAAATTCCTCAAATTTCTACCGGTGACATGCTGCGTGCTGCCATAGCAAAAGGTACGCCCTTAGGATTAAGTGCCCAAAAAATCATGGAATCAGGTGGGTTGGTGTCCGATGATATTATTATCGGGTTAGTGAAGGAAAGACTAAAAAACCCTGATTGTGATAGAGGATTCCTGTTTGATGGTTTTCCAAGAACATTGGTCCAGGCCGAAGCTTTAAAAGATGCAGAAATCCATTTGGATCATGTGATAGAAATAGCCGTCGATGACGAAGAAATAATTGAACGCATCAGCGGGCGACGCATTCACCAGCCTTCTGGTAGGGTTTATCACGTTGTGAATCAACCGCCGAAAAATCCGGGTGTAGATGACATCACAGGTGAGCCTCTGATTCAACGTGATGATGATAAAGAAGAAACCATACGTAAGCGCTTACAGGTTTACCATAGCCAAACAGCGCCATTGGTGCAATATTATAAGGAATGGGCTGAATCTGGCTCTAAAGAAGCTCCAAAATTTCACACTATTAGTGGTACAGGTACAGTAGAGCAAATATTTGACAACATCGTAACGATACTCGAAACTTAG
- a CDS encoding MFS transporter, translating into MTAHYNVASNSGARNTLATSYFIFFLAASFYLYEFILQVAPSVMAESMMKTFGVTGQGFGVISAFYFYAYAPTQLPAGVLYDRYGPRKLMTFAIVLCAFGSAFFASTDSVFTACIGRFLIGIGSAFSFIGVLVLISRWFPPYYFAILAGVAQLMSSVGAMFGEMPLAALIDLVGWRSASFILAGVGFLLAILFWVFIRDYPHQQNQTIPDHYLRDEWKRLVAVCKHAYTWIIGGYAFAIWTPIAVFAALWGVPFLQEKFQVSVVAASGLCSMIWLGIGVGSPLLGWLSDKLESRRIALIISAVLGLIATLIILYWSELSYNWAYFVLFVLGLGAGGQTVSFAVVKENNTPELVGTASGFNNLSVLIGGAIFQPLVGYILQQTGSWRIVNGAHVYSISSYQTALLVMPVCFLASLLIATFLLKESHPARRD; encoded by the coding sequence TTGACCGCACATTACAACGTCGCTTCAAACAGTGGAGCAAGAAATACACTTGCAACGTCTTATTTTATTTTTTTTCTAGCCGCTTCATTTTACTTGTATGAATTCATACTACAAGTAGCACCAAGCGTTATGGCAGAGTCGATGATGAAAACCTTTGGGGTGACGGGTCAAGGCTTTGGTGTCATTTCAGCTTTTTATTTTTATGCTTATGCCCCTACACAATTGCCAGCAGGAGTATTATACGATAGATATGGACCACGCAAGTTAATGACTTTTGCAATCGTTTTGTGTGCATTTGGTTCTGCCTTTTTTGCTTCCACTGACAGTGTATTTACAGCTTGCATAGGCCGATTTTTGATCGGAATAGGCTCTGCGTTTTCTTTTATCGGTGTTTTGGTCCTTATTTCACGCTGGTTTCCCCCTTATTATTTTGCAATTCTAGCAGGGGTAGCGCAGTTGATGAGTTCAGTCGGCGCTATGTTTGGTGAAATGCCGTTGGCAGCTTTAATTGATCTGGTTGGATGGAGAAGTGCGAGTTTTATTTTAGCGGGTGTTGGATTTCTCTTGGCTATTTTATTTTGGGTATTTATTCGAGATTATCCTCATCAGCAAAATCAGACAATCCCTGATCATTATTTAAGAGATGAATGGAAGCGCTTAGTTGCTGTCTGTAAACATGCTTATACATGGATTATCGGTGGTTATGCTTTTGCAATTTGGACTCCTATTGCAGTATTTGCTGCACTTTGGGGGGTTCCTTTTTTACAGGAAAAATTTCAAGTAAGCGTAGTGGCTGCATCAGGCTTATGCAGTATGATTTGGCTAGGCATTGGTGTTGGTAGTCCCTTATTAGGTTGGTTGAGTGATAAATTGGAGAGTCGCCGTATTGCATTGATTATCAGTGCGGTTTTAGGACTGATTGCAACTCTGATTATCCTTTATTGGTCTGAGTTATCTTATAATTGGGCTTATTTTGTCTTGTTCGTTTTAGGATTAGGTGCTGGAGGACAGACGGTAAGTTTTGCAGTAGTTAAAGAAAATAATACACCGGAATTAGTTGGCACAGCATCTGGTTTTAATAATTTGTCTGTATTAATTGGTGGGGCCATTTTCCAGCCCCTCGTTGGTTATATCTTGCAACAGACGGGATCATGGCGAATTGTCAATGGTGCTCATGTATACAGTATATCGAGTTATCAGACTGCGTTGCTTGTTATGCCAGTATGCTTCCTGGCCAGTTTGCTTATTGCCACTTTTTTGCTTAAGGAATCGCATCCTGCGCGCAGAGATTAA
- a CDS encoding membrane protein, whose translation MKIRFTLLCFSIFLTGCVSKPPADINNICNIFKQYPKWYVDSKDVERRWKVPVPVQMAIIHQESKFNARARPPRTKLLWIIPWTRPSTAYGYTQALRSTWDNYKRTNGWFWSSRDDFGDGVDFIGWYANQANIKAGIPRTDAYSLYLAYHEGIGGYQRKTYLKKPWLISVARKVKAKSQLYAMQLNSCKDSLKSRSWW comes from the coding sequence ATGAAGATTCGATTTACTTTACTTTGTTTTAGCATTTTTCTTACGGGCTGCGTCAGCAAACCGCCAGCAGATATTAATAATATTTGTAATATATTTAAACAATATCCGAAATGGTATGTGGACTCAAAGGATGTTGAGCGACGCTGGAAGGTTCCGGTTCCGGTCCAAATGGCAATTATTCATCAAGAATCAAAATTTAATGCTCGAGCCAGGCCACCAAGAACCAAACTGTTATGGATAATTCCATGGACAAGGCCATCGACAGCTTACGGATATACTCAGGCGTTGCGTTCGACTTGGGACAATTATAAACGCACCAATGGATGGTTTTGGTCATCACGCGACGATTTTGGAGATGGTGTTGATTTTATAGGATGGTATGCTAACCAGGCGAATATTAAGGCAGGTATTCCCCGAACAGATGCTTACTCACTTTATTTGGCTTATCATGAAGGGATAGGTGGTTATCAAAGGAAAACCTATTTGAAAAAACCATGGTTGATTTCTGTAGCGCGCAAAGTGAAGGCTAAATCACAACTTTATGCAATGCAGCTCAATTCTTGTAAAGATTCGTTGAAGTCACGTTCCTGGTGGTAA
- a CDS encoding phosphotransferase family protein translates to MKLYFFGDDNNKPKLSEHLIIYILSLLDPKSQSVASLVNKDWSRLVQLTRQYLSMLPVIHRIPLFANLGLDVLKLKLMTGGMTNSTVRLRIKNAPEKWVMRIPGIGSSAFITRRDEAHNAKQAEKLGLNVPIAFFDPEDGLQVTRFIEGVHSLDDKALARKEILHEVASMMRRLHKSPPFDNNTLFFERNEELLDLLKRKPFNFPGEIEFVEQQMKNLKEIFSSYHIQQFPCHNDTTPLNFILSENPEIKGSEKIHQIDWEYSSNNDFIWDLVYFMVEAKLNREQQLILLKAYFNTEELSDSLLAWIEVYKPIIEWWITIWSWTQLANGANAVDLSSYEQLGLERYHNTLSHLKSEDYVKALALIEADSHSLTFTGQRPF, encoded by the coding sequence ATGAAATTATATTTTTTTGGTGATGATAATAATAAACCCAAATTAAGCGAACATTTAATCATTTACATACTCAGTTTGCTAGATCCCAAGTCTCAGTCTGTTGCTTCTTTAGTGAATAAAGACTGGTCCCGGCTGGTTCAATTGACACGGCAATACCTGTCTATGTTACCGGTGATTCATCGAATACCTTTATTTGCGAATTTGGGTCTTGACGTTTTGAAATTAAAATTAATGACAGGTGGCATGACGAATTCAACAGTTAGGCTAAGAATCAAAAATGCGCCTGAGAAATGGGTTATGCGGATTCCTGGAATAGGCTCTTCAGCATTTATAACCAGAAGAGATGAAGCTCACAACGCTAAACAAGCCGAAAAACTTGGACTGAATGTTCCAATAGCTTTCTTTGATCCTGAAGATGGGTTGCAGGTAACGCGCTTTATAGAAGGAGTGCATTCTCTGGATGATAAAGCCTTGGCCCGCAAGGAAATTCTGCATGAGGTAGCATCTATGATGAGAAGACTTCATAAATCTCCTCCCTTTGATAATAACACGCTTTTTTTTGAGCGAAATGAAGAGTTATTGGATTTATTAAAACGAAAACCCTTTAATTTCCCAGGGGAAATAGAATTTGTTGAGCAACAAATGAAAAATCTAAAGGAGATTTTTTCTTCTTATCATATTCAGCAATTTCCTTGCCACAATGATACAACGCCACTTAATTTTATCTTGTCCGAAAATCCAGAAATCAAGGGTTCTGAAAAGATTCATCAGATTGATTGGGAATATTCAAGTAATAATGATTTTATTTGGGATTTGGTTTATTTTATGGTTGAGGCCAAGCTAAACCGCGAACAACAGCTTATTCTGTTGAAAGCTTACTTTAATACAGAAGAGCTGAGTGACTCTCTGTTGGCATGGATAGAGGTTTATAAACCCATCATTGAGTGGTGGATAACCATTTGGTCATGGACGCAATTGGCAAATGGAGCTAATGCAGTTGATTTGAGTTCTTATGAGCAACTAGGGCTTGAACGGTATCATAACACCTTAAGTCACTTGAAAAGTGAGGACTATGTCAAAGCCCTGGCACTGATTGAAGCAGATAGTCATAGCCTTACTTTTACGGGGCAGAGGCCTTTTTAG
- a CDS encoding glycosyltransferase family 39 protein gives MFLHMNRYISLYFLLILLIAPIHLLGLDSYYYWDWSRHLALSYYDGSPMIAYFIRIATLLFGDTLFALNLVTIVSTALTSFIIYKTARLCLNKEASYVTVLIWLFSPLVTLDLINQTTYDTPLTLFWALTLYFTIRYIQFNRNQDLYYIGLSIGLMLLSKYSGIVLVLALLVFLVATPYRRLFKSRHFYLALTLAIIVFSPVILWNAQHDWVSIRYQLSTHQSQNTHHAMGGILHAFFNFFLPAINFLFIPPALYLSKGTPRKSPVFYLCLIICVTFVLFYLFVAGKATIRAYWLSQYIITASLLAGYCYQEWAYRNSTYLLIVFYVLTSGIILMNNTTLFSFGYSKKLAYYQSIQQINQSNDKLPSIVITPGWFEARMLFFLKNKPTIFTFDCGSMQNQYRYWSPNLNTLGEVLYIDTFDRLSCVKKYFAQCQSLNLPAAFDEKGKPIIYAYWCSNKLDT, from the coding sequence ATGTTTTTGCACATGAATCGCTACATTAGCCTCTATTTTCTACTCATTCTATTAATTGCACCAATTCACCTCCTTGGATTAGATAGTTATTATTACTGGGATTGGAGCAGGCATTTGGCTCTATCATACTATGATGGTTCTCCCATGATTGCCTACTTTATCCGCATAGCTACACTTTTATTTGGAGATACTCTCTTTGCTTTAAACCTGGTTACTATAGTTTCTACTGCCTTGACCAGTTTTATAATTTATAAAACAGCAAGATTATGCCTTAATAAGGAAGCCAGTTATGTTACGGTTTTGATTTGGTTATTCTCACCATTAGTCACTTTAGATTTGATCAATCAAACTACCTATGACACGCCTTTAACCCTTTTTTGGGCATTAACTCTTTACTTTACAATAAGGTATATCCAGTTTAATCGAAACCAGGATTTGTATTACATAGGTTTGAGTATAGGCCTTATGCTTTTATCCAAATACTCAGGAATTGTTCTCGTGCTGGCCTTACTTGTTTTTTTGGTTGCAACACCCTATAGGCGGCTTTTTAAATCCAGGCATTTTTATTTGGCATTAACCCTGGCAATCATTGTCTTCAGCCCGGTTATTCTATGGAATGCTCAACATGATTGGGTATCCATTCGCTACCAGTTAAGTACTCACCAATCGCAAAATACTCATCATGCGATGGGGGGTATCTTGCATGCCTTTTTTAATTTTTTCCTCCCTGCAATTAACTTTTTGTTCATTCCCCCTGCGTTATATCTATCCAAAGGCACCCCTAGAAAATCCCCTGTATTTTATTTGTGCCTCATTATTTGCGTAACATTTGTTCTTTTCTATTTATTTGTCGCCGGCAAAGCCACGATAAGAGCATATTGGTTGAGCCAATACATAATTACTGCCAGCTTATTAGCTGGTTATTGCTATCAAGAGTGGGCTTATCGTAATTCCACTTATTTATTAATTGTATTCTACGTTCTTACCAGTGGAATCATTTTGATGAACAATACTACTCTTTTTAGTTTTGGGTATTCAAAAAAATTGGCTTATTATCAATCGATACAGCAAATTAATCAGTCTAATGATAAACTCCCAAGCATAGTCATAACTCCTGGATGGTTTGAGGCACGCATGCTGTTCTTTCTTAAAAATAAACCAACAATTTTTACCTTCGACTGCGGTTCAATGCAAAATCAATACAGGTACTGGTCACCTAATCTGAATACCCTTGGCGAAGTGCTATATATCGATACATTTGATAGATTATCATGTGTTAAAAAATACTTTGCCCAGTGTCAATCATTGAATTTGCCAGCTGCTTTTGATGAAAAAGGTAAGCCAATCATTTACGCCTATTGGTGCAGTAATAAGCTGGATACTTAA
- a CDS encoding thioredoxin family protein: MPTQTINSAEFESLINDNEIVFIDFWAEWCAPCKQFSKVYEQVSDQFPAIKFVKVNIEEQQELADFFEIRSIPHLMVFKDSIVIYSDAGSIPESTLKELAQQALDADVSEIRAQLEQKDK; this comes from the coding sequence ATGCCGACCCAGACTATTAACAGCGCTGAATTTGAATCATTAATTAATGACAATGAGATAGTTTTTATTGATTTCTGGGCTGAGTGGTGTGCTCCCTGTAAGCAATTTTCAAAAGTATATGAGCAAGTTTCCGATCAATTTCCAGCTATTAAATTTGTTAAAGTTAACATTGAAGAGCAACAAGAGTTAGCAGATTTTTTCGAGATCCGATCCATCCCTCATCTTATGGTTTTCAAAGACAGTATTGTTATTTATTCTGATGCTGGAAGCATACCCGAGTCCACTTTAAAAGAATTGGCGCAACAAGCACTTGATGCTGATGTTAGTGAAATACGAGCTCAGCTTGAGCAGAAGGATAAGTAG
- a CDS encoding anhydro-N-acetylmuramic acid kinase yields the protein MSLYIGLMSGTSMDGIDAALLELPSNHLIHGITKQYSDDVRRNLDDLIMGNHLTLASICQLNTLIGREFAEAVRQLLSEIKVHPKEIQAIGSHGQTVCHDTSGNIPYTLQLGCGHTISSLTGITVVADFRTRDLVNGGQGAPFAPLYHQQIFSKVNESVAVVNIGGIANVTFIAKNQMTRGWDIGPGNCLMDAWIYKNKGALFDKSGVWASQGEVIYPLLEYLLQDPFFHLDSPKSIGKEYFSLSWLQKHLKPDYTPADIQATLLALTAHTIAETILNESGEIKQLYLCGGGAHNTHLKENLARLLPGIAVKSIAELGISPDYLEAMMFAWLAAQTINQIPVNLTSITGAKGIAILGAVYPIIKSY from the coding sequence ATGAGTTTATATATCGGTTTGATGTCCGGTACCAGTATGGATGGCATTGATGCTGCCTTGTTGGAGCTTCCTTCCAATCATTTGATTCACGGGATTACTAAACAATACAGTGATGATGTCAGGAGAAATCTTGATGATTTAATTATGGGTAATCATTTAACCCTGGCTTCGATTTGCCAACTGAACACGCTAATTGGCAGGGAGTTTGCAGAAGCAGTTCGCCAACTCTTGAGTGAAATAAAAGTGCATCCAAAAGAAATTCAGGCCATTGGCAGTCATGGTCAAACTGTCTGTCATGATACAAGTGGAAATATCCCGTATACTTTGCAGCTTGGTTGTGGCCATACGATTTCTTCTTTAACTGGCATTACCGTTGTAGCAGATTTTAGAACAAGAGATTTGGTGAATGGTGGTCAAGGTGCGCCTTTTGCCCCCCTTTACCATCAACAGATATTTTCTAAAGTGAATGAGTCTGTTGCTGTTGTTAACATTGGTGGTATTGCTAATGTTACCTTTATTGCAAAGAATCAAATGACTAGAGGTTGGGATATAGGGCCTGGCAATTGTCTGATGGATGCCTGGATTTATAAAAATAAAGGAGCCCTTTTTGATAAAAGTGGGGTTTGGGCGAGCCAAGGTGAAGTGATTTATCCTCTGCTTGAATATTTGTTACAAGATCCATTTTTCCATTTGGATTCACCTAAAAGCATTGGCAAAGAATATTTTTCTTTATCCTGGCTACAAAAACATTTAAAACCGGATTACACACCAGCTGATATTCAGGCTACTTTGTTGGCGCTTACAGCCCATACGATAGCTGAAACAATATTAAATGAATCAGGAGAAATTAAACAATTATATCTCTGTGGAGGCGGGGCCCACAATACGCATTTGAAAGAGAATTTAGCTCGTCTACTGCCTGGGATAGCAGTAAAAAGCATAGCAGAGTTAGGGATTAGTCCTGATTATCTTGAGGCAATGATGTTTGCATGGTTAGCAGCACAGACGATTAATCAAATACCAGTTAATTTAACATCAATAACTGGAGCTAAAGGTATTGCAATTTTAGGTGCAGTGTATCCTATAATAAAATCATATTGA